The following proteins are co-located in the Malus sylvestris chromosome 13, drMalSylv7.2, whole genome shotgun sequence genome:
- the LOC126595876 gene encoding uncharacterized protein LOC126595876 has translation MKGQWGKVVEAYKNSSKAQEAKITKSKETALHIAIADGQTEIAIELLSIISLGGNASKIFNLGNEKGNTALHLAARLNYVQLCEIMATKDQNLVSVRNLDGETPLFLAAHNGNIKSFLCLHFHCQEKFHSFRDNNGDTILHAAISGEYFCLAFQIIRLYPELANSMNENGLSPLHILAGKPNAFKSSTRLGIADEIIYRCLIIDNLKIEAYNHEACLHKAGEQNSLKYPANYETCMNFFRHLRSLFKVLTKSRGKKNCTQALRVYWNKLRCSLPQANGGNRNRNGINAAEDEENPRPMSSSVIEASSGASSSDIKLESKEILDTTSSRSTDDANQPEGVKAFPPNYASFVLFWKLMMKALLIILGIGIWKIKKIQEKKERHIWANQVMNELVQCTSLYKYQNTGQNPNETHPSKHKEESEVPNPTLLEQTPSSSSSPDHVHDHEPELNNSNDRKHNKISRDKKKVTYDEADKRQTPILIAAKMGVTEIVEKVLDKFPVAVQDVDSDQKNVVLLAVENRQPHVYNLLQKRRLLKESLLRQLDNQGNSALHLAATCGQYRPWLIPGAALQMQWEIKWYKFVKSSMPHHFFARYNKKGQTSKEIFIHTHRDLMKEGSKWLIKTSESCSVVAALIATVAFATSATVPGGLDQTTGEPILKNKPAFSAFTISSLVALCFSVTSLVFFLSILTSRYEESDFSLDLPRKLLIGLTSLFASIASIIVSFCAGHIFVLKHQLKFVAYPLYAATCLPVTFFAIAQLPLYFDLMRAIIKKVPQRSYEVFTH, from the exons ATGAAAGGGCAGTGGGGAAAGGTGGTGGAAGCCTACAAAAACAGTTCCAAGGCTCAAGAGGCCAAGATAACCAAATCAAAAGAGACTGCTCTGCACATTGCAATTGCAGATGGCCAAACAGAAATCGCAATCGAGTTGCTCAGCATCATTTCCCTCGGAGGAAATGCATCCAAAATATTCAACTTGGGGAATGAGAAAGGCAACACAGCTCTCCATCTGGCTGCCAGGCTTAATTACGTGCAACTTTGCGAAATCATGGCTACGAAGGATCAAAACCTCGTCTCCGTACGCAACCTGGACGGTGAGACCCCTCTCTTCTTGGCAGCTCATAATGGCAACATAAAGTCTTTCCTTTGTCTTCATTTTCACTGCCAAGAAAAGTTCCATTCCTTTAGAGACAACAATGGTGATACCATTCTCCATGCTGCTATCTCTGGTGAATACTTCT GTCTGGCGTTTCAGATAATTCGATTGTACCCGGAACTCGCTAACTCTATGAATGAAAACGGTTTATCTCCGCTGCATATTCTGGCCGGAAAGCCTAATGCATTCAAAAGCAGTACTCGCCTTGGAATAGCTGATGAGATTATATACCGCT GTTTGATCATTGATAATCTCAAAATTGAAGCATATAATCATGAAGCTTGTCTGCACAAGGCAGGAGAACAAAACAGTTTGAAGTATCCGGCAAACTACGAAACTTGCATGAACTTCTTCCGGCATCTGAGAAGTCTGTTCAAAGTGTTAA CGAAATCACGGGGAAAAAAGAATTGTACCCAAGCTTTGCGCGTATACTGGAATAAACTGCGCTGCTCACTCCCTCAAGCTAATGGAGGAAACAGAAACAGAAATGGTATCAATGCAGCTGAAGATGAAGAGAATCCACGACCAATGAGCAGCTCAGTAATAG AGGCAAGTTCTGGAGCATCATCTTCTGATATCAAGTTAGAATCCAAAGAAATATTGGATACAACGAGTTCAAGATCAACTGATG ATGCAAACCAACCAGAAGGAGTGAAGGCGTTTCCACCGAATTATGcctcgtttgttttgttttggaagCTTATGATGAAGGCCTTGCTCATCATTCTGGGAATTG GAATTTGGAAGATAAAGAAAATCCAAGAGAAGAAAGAGCGACATATATGGGCTAATCAGGTCATGAATGAACTCGTCCAGTGCACTTCTTTATACAAGTATCAAAATACCGGCCAAAATCCCAACGAAACTCACCCAAGCAAACATAAAGAAGAGTCTGAAGTTCCTAATCCCACCTTGCTAGAGCAAACCCCCTCCTCATCCTCATCACCAGATCATGTACATGATCACGAGCCTGAGCTCAACAACAGTAATGATAGGAAGCACAACAAGATCTCGAGAGACAAGAAGAAAGTAACTTATGATGAAGCAGATAAAAGGCAGACACCTATATTAATTGCAGCAAAGATGGGAGTGACCGAAATAGTAGAAAAAGTCCTCGACAAATTTCCAGTGGCTGTCCAGGACGTGGATTCCGATCAAAAGAATGTTGTGCTCTTAGCTGTTGAGAACAGGCAACCCCATGTTTACAATCTCTTGCAGAAGAGAAGGCTACTAAAAGAAAGCTTGTTGCGTCAGTTGGACAACCAAGGTAACAGCGCATTACACCTTGCCGCTACATGTGGACAGTACCGACCTTGGCTTATTCCGGGCGCCGCATTGCAAATGCAATGGGAAATCAAGTGGTACAAG TTTGTCAAAAGCTCAATGCCTCATCATTTCTTTGCTCGCTACAACAAAAAAGGCCAGACCTCAAAGGAGATCTTCATACATACACACCGAGATCTTATGAAAGAAGGCAGCAAATGGCTTATCAAAACCTCGGAGTCATGCTCTGTTGTTGCAGCGCTCATTGCAACGGTTGCATTTGCAACATCGGCGACTGTACCAGGTGGACTTGATCAGACTACAGGAGAACCAATTCTTAAGAACAAGCCAGCCTTCAGTGCCTTCACCATCTCATCACTCGTTGCTCTCTGCTTCTCAGTAACATCCCTGGTCTTCTTTCTTTCAATTCTCACTTCTAGATACGAAGAAAGTGATTTTTCACTGGACTTGCCTCGGAAACTTTTGATAGGTCTAACATCACTCTTCGCATCTATAGCTTCCATTATAGTCTCATTCTGCGCAGGGCATATCTTTGTCCTCAAACATCAACTGAAATTTGTGGCATATCCATTATATGCGGCAACTTGCCTGCCAGTCACCTTTTTCGCAATTGCACAGCTGCCCCTCTACTTTGATCTCATGAGGGCCATTATCAAGAAGGTACCACAGCGGAGCTACGAGGTCTTTACACACTAG